From the Pueribacillus theae genome, one window contains:
- the cmpA gene encoding cortex morphogenetic protein CmpA: MPVWFKKQLMRAYFQKDRYQIKLLNQCWYFYLNAHTQKPVS, translated from the coding sequence ATGCCTGTCTGGTTTAAAAAACAACTCATGCGGGCATATTTCCAAAAGGATCGTTATCAAATTAAACTTCTCAATCAATGCTGGTATTTCTACCTTAATGCACATACGCAAAAACCTGTTAGTTAG